The window TGTCATTCCATTGCTGAAAGTTGCCGGTTTCAAAGCGGTCTTCCATAGGCGCACAGACTCTGATGTGGTTAGAAGGATACCGAAGGAAGAGCTTTTCCGCTTCTCACATAGGGTTCCTTCTCGACTGCTCACTGGGGAAGAAGGCAATAATGCTCCAAAAGGTTGCCATGAATTAGACCCTGCTGCTACTCCAGTTGACCTTCTTAAGGTTATCACTGAGGTCAAGGAAGTTGCCACGACAGAAATTTCTGAATAGTACCCATCAACCTGGATCCCTAAAAATGCCATGCCAAAAATGCACTAACTGGGTGATGATCCGCGTTATTTGGCTCTTAGCTCTATCATGTGATCTAACTTCTAGCTGATGACTTGGACTATGTTACCAGGGTAAACAGCTAATGTTGAAAACTCCTGACCATTAATTTTTTAAGGCTTTTctatgtttaattttattttaatacgGTATCGCATAGAGGAAAATATAACCAGGGTGCCACTTATGATGATGAGGCCAGTTGCCAAAGGCATGGCAATCCTCATTGCTTGCTAAGAGGTGTCACTCTTCCTTACTTTGTAAGGTACGGTAGTTCTGCATACGAGCTTACTAGACAGCTGCTGGGCTTCTCACTGTATCCAGTCTGTAATCTGTACTCATTTACTTAATATGTTGTATTTCCTTAATCCATAGTATTCTTAGCTATACCTTTTCAAATTCAGTGATTGTTGAACACTGGGGAGTGATTCTGAATGTTAATCCCATATGTAGTTGTGGACTGTGGTACTGGTACCCTAATTATTTGCTCCATGTCTCAATACATTCGTCTGCACATGTCTCAATACCCtaattattttcgaatgtcgaTTGTGAACTGAAAGGATGATCTGGGATCTGTGTCTAATTTTTTAGTTATACTTTCTGTTGCCGTTAGCAGAAACATACATTTTATTCATTTGTAAGCATTgcttactctttttttttcacaaaaaaaaaaatccaggtaTGCATGTATTGCTATCAGAAAGTACTGGTGATGCTGTAGAGAGCCACAGACTAGCTGGCATTTTGTCCATTTCTAAGCGATTATTACTTTTCTGCCCATTTATTTTCACAAAATCGGGGTTCGTAAATATATGTATTCTTACCTGGAGGGAGCGCTACGGACTGGAGTAATTCTTTTTGTATATACTCCGTATATCTTTCCAGAAATGCTCCGATTGTTAACACTCGGTGCAATGTCGGTTTTCGCGCTAGCACAGCACGCTCGTATATTATTTACTGTGTAGTGTCATTCCAGATGAATTTGTTTGGATGTATAATTTGCGTTATCTTATTTTCAGAATTAAGATTCCGAAGGATCCAAGTGATTTGTTATCAGATTCTACCATTAAGACGATCAGGCTAAAAAGATGATCGGTCCACATGATATTTCCTCGCAAGCTATAAGATGATCAGGCTAATGAGATGGATTCAGGCATTCAGGCTTCAGCGGAACACAAACGAGTGTCATTCTGCATGCTTGACAGGATCCTAATTGCATTTTACGACGGTTTTTGGTCATAATGTTGGGAACCAGCGTTATTGTCCGAGGATCATGCAATGAGATAACTAAAATATTAGAATATGCTGCTGTAGTGACCCAACAGTGGGATCATGGGCGATCGATTGATGGGGTAATAATGCGGTAGTGGTTCACAAAGAATGAGGACACCCCAAGATATAAATCTTATCCATATCCCTGACGGTCCAATAATCACCACATACATCAATAGTGCAGCAGACCACAATATGTAGAATCTACTAAAATCGAACATAGTTTTTTTGGGTACAAATATCTGGTGATAATCCTCCATTCCAGAAAACATCTCTTTCCATGTAGCAACTACGATATTGTAAGGCAGTATTTCTTTAGAGATTGATCACAGAGGAAATCAAAGTTGCGATAGTGGCAGGCATTGAACTGCATGCTGTCTCACCTTCTCATGCACCATCAGTGAGGGTACGCTTTGATGTGCTGATGTATAAAACTGCATTCACAAGGCATGTATAAGAAAGTGCACTGTGTATCAGAATATTTGTCGTATAAGATTTTGCATTGTACGCATACCATTGTTTCCTCGTATGAAAGCGTCACCGTACTTGTTCTTCAGCTGACCATTGACATATTCTTCCGTTTGCTCCATTGCAATGTTCATGTAACCATCAAGACAAGCCAAAATACCTGGTTCATACCAATGAAAGACATTTGAAATCAGCTTTTTACGTAAGCATAATGGAATAATCAAATTTCACTGGATTTTGTTGTCAGTTAATATTTTTGAATCGAAAAAAGATACAGGAAAATTCAAAGTCCATGCACATTAAAAACCTAACTAGTGAAAGCTTAAAAAGATTATAACGTTCATAGACAAGCAAAGGAGTATTAAGGTAGGTTTGCAATGTAGACTCTAGTGTTTGCCCATTTCAAAGAAGTAAATGTGCACTTCATAGACACATCATTATAGTGTTGCTAGTTTATATATAAGGTGGTGCTTAATCGCTAAACTTCATGGATGCAAAACCAGAAACTAACTCACTTCATTGACTTTTGATAAATAACTTCATATCTTCCTCTCTACCTGCTGTTCTAGTGACCACTATGATGATGGCTTTAAGCAAATTCCTAGAGCGAACTGTGGTTTAAACAAATTCCTAAGATCGAAGTGTTAGGCCTTGTTTGTGAATCCTGATCCCAGATGGTATCCTGGTAGGATTGGACCACCCAAACAAGGCCTTCAACTCTGAAGCATGTTACTAATAGGTTCAAATCCAGAGAGAagggtactttttttttatagatttacTATTCAAGACCTCAAAACTCTGAAGCATCTCATGAATAGGTTCAAATCCTGCTCTAGCAGACAGCAGCTTTGTTTCAAAGCTGCATTTTCATCTGAACATGAGGGTCATATTTGGCAACTATTCAACAGTCCCAAATAATAATTTTGGCTTGGGTTGGAAATGAGCCCAATAGGGTTGGATTACCTTACACAAAATACCCTACACTTGAAGTtaaatacatatgtacatgcgtTCTTAACAGTGAAGCCAGAACTTGGGGTAAATAATCTAAATTGACATTGCTATTCAGGATCCTGCAACCTTGATGTCAGGAGTATATGTGCAATTGTGCAGTTAATGTTGCTTGTGATCGGTGAAGTATGAATTATGAAATCACCAATCATATCAGCATTGATGATTCTTATATAACCTTGCAATATGTGCTCAGAGTTTCAacttgcttgttttttttaccaaactgTAGACCTGAGCATATCATATGCTGCATCTCTTCAAGTTCATTGTTTCCGACCCATCATGACTGTATGTGCATGAGTATTTTTGTAGTGTACTAGCGTGGGATGCTTTGTGCTATGAAATGAAAAACTGGTGCTAGAGCTGTGGGAGAAAAGGGTCTTAGGGTGGACATTGATTTAGATTGAAGTTTTAGATCTCCAATATATTCTTTTTCAATACTTTCCTCGCTTGCTCTAGATCATAAACTAATCAAGAATTCTGCCTACTTGTTCTGACTAACATTTAGCTTGAAGATGATGTATAGTAGTATGACAGATCAACCACTGACCTGAATCACGCTCACAGGTTAGGTTCACATTATTTGCAAGCAGATAGAATATGCTTCTATCAGAGACTACACCATCTGGTGTTCAAACTAAATGCTGATAAACATGCGTGCACGAGAAGCCAGGATGGATGAGTTCTACATACATGGGATTAGTCTACAACCAGCCTTTTAACCTTGGCTCAAAAACAGAAAAGAGAAGTAAAAAGGAAAACCACACCAGGCATAGAACTCACTAACTCAGCACCCTTGTTTCACTAAGCACTGGCAGTCTGGCACCTATTTTATAAAAGGTACCTTATTGTTCCATTTCTAGGAGTACATAGTTCCAAACTTCCAGCTGTATATTATCATTCCACAAATGAAATTCCATGGAAATATGGGCCAAAAGCTAACAATTTGTTAAAAGAGATGTAGCAGTGGCACAAAATTGTAAGACCAATGTCACCAATCACATACTAAATGGTTGTGTCAAGATAAGTGGCTGAATAAGTCTACATGTTAACCATCAAACCTGGTAACAGGTACCCGTAAAGTCTTCACTCCTCCCCCTTTCTCTCTAGTTAGCGGAGACATGACAACCAGTCATCCGATTAGGTTTATAGTGGCATTGCAAGCAGTCAGCAAATGAATAAATGAAAGAGGCAATCTTCATGGTCCTCTTCATCTTGTCTCACATGCGAGTTGATTTTAGACCAACACGGTAACTCAGGGGATAAAATAGATTTGTTACAAATTTCCAATAAGTAAGATTCCATGAAATTGGTGATAGTATATAATGATTTTATTGCACAAGCTATGCATTGCAGCTACTG of the Oryza sativa Japonica Group chromosome 2, ASM3414082v1 genome contains:
- the LOC4329449 gene encoding U6 snRNA-associated Sm-like protein LSm6, with amino-acid sequence MSSGGEKSGSGGGGGGGGGGAVKTPSDFLKSIRGRPVVVKLNSGVDYRGILACLDGYMNIAMEQTEEYVNGQLKNKYGDAFIRGNNVLYISTSKRTLTDGA